One region of Halomicrobium sp. LC1Hm genomic DNA includes:
- a CDS encoding MOSC domain-containing protein has product MAQIQRLTVYPVKGLDGVTRKEATVTPGGTLRHDREFALFDEAGDVLNGKRTARIHDVETEFDVARTELAVELDGERERFALDEEPERASRWFSSVFDAEFTLERDRELGYVDRRDMGPSIVSTATLRTVASWFDDVTVEGARRRLRANVEISGVPPFWEDRFVGADAPAFAVGSGGSGDTEQDPGPTDGVRFEGVTPCGRCVVPERDPETGEPTPEFRERFVERREATFPDWADPDAFDHYYTLMVLSRIPERDRGGRLRVGDEVSIVE; this is encoded by the coding sequence ATGGCACAGATCCAGCGTCTCACCGTCTATCCGGTGAAGGGACTCGACGGTGTCACCCGAAAGGAGGCGACCGTGACGCCGGGGGGCACTCTCAGACACGACCGGGAGTTCGCGCTGTTCGACGAGGCGGGCGACGTGCTCAACGGCAAGCGGACCGCCCGGATCCACGACGTCGAGACGGAGTTCGACGTAGCGCGTACCGAACTCGCGGTCGAACTCGACGGGGAGCGCGAGCGGTTCGCGCTCGACGAGGAGCCAGAGCGCGCCAGCCGGTGGTTCTCGTCCGTCTTCGACGCCGAGTTCACGCTCGAACGAGACCGGGAACTGGGGTACGTCGACCGACGCGACATGGGTCCCTCGATCGTCTCGACGGCGACGCTGCGGACGGTCGCCTCGTGGTTCGACGACGTGACCGTCGAGGGCGCTCGCCGCCGGCTCCGGGCCAACGTCGAGATCAGCGGCGTCCCGCCCTTCTGGGAGGACCGCTTCGTCGGCGCGGATGCGCCCGCGTTCGCGGTCGGCAGTGGCGGGTCCGGCGACACGGAGCAGGATCCGGGGCCGACCGACGGCGTCCGGTTCGAGGGCGTGACGCCGTGTGGCCGCTGTGTCGTCCCGGAGCGCGACCCCGAGACGGGCGAGCCGACCCCCGAGTTCCGCGAGCGGTTCGTCGAACGGCGAGAGGCGACGTTCCCCGACTGGGCGGACCCCGACGCCTTCGATCACTACTACACGCTCATGGTGCTCTCGCGGATCCCCGAACGCGACCGGGGCGGACGGCTCCGGGTCGGCGACGAGGTGTCGATCGTCGAGTAG
- a CDS encoding cold-shock protein produces MANGTVDFFNDTGGYGFIETEDADDDVFFHMEDVGGPDLEEGTDVEFDIEQADKGPRATNVVRN; encoded by the coding sequence ATGGCAAACGGTACGGTTGATTTCTTCAACGACACAGGCGGCTACGGATTCATCGAGACTGAGGACGCGGACGACGACGTTTTCTTCCACATGGAAGACGTGGGCGGCCCTGACCTCGAAGAAGGTACTGACGTCGAATTCGACATCGAACAGGCCGACAAAGGCCCCCGCGCGACCAACGTCGTCCGCAACTGA
- a CDS encoding 5,10-methylenetetrahydromethanopterin reductase → MYAIELTPEHPVETLTELAVEAEQEGFDAVLASHHYNNRDQFVALSSMAQATDELLVGPGIANPYETHPVTLASRVATLSEVSGDRALFGVGPGDEATLSNLGFEHDRPLRRVLETFKVAQRLWDGERVDHDGTFQARDAGLNYDVGEIPVYVGAQGPHMTRMAAKHADGALYNGAHPRDLEWASEQVAKGAADRPDTRGEFDLAAYASVSVAEDGSAAREAARIPVAFIAAGSPPPVFERHGLDAERAREVGDAIAAGEFRAAGDAVSEAMIDAFCIAGTPETVAERTDALLDYADSVVFASPLGPELETAISLLGSAARSTRLA, encoded by the coding sequence ATGTACGCAATCGAACTCACCCCCGAACACCCAGTCGAGACGTTGACCGAACTCGCCGTCGAGGCCGAACAGGAGGGTTTCGACGCCGTCCTCGCCAGCCACCACTACAACAACCGCGACCAGTTCGTGGCGCTGTCCTCGATGGCCCAGGCGACCGACGAACTCTTGGTCGGTCCCGGCATCGCGAACCCCTACGAGACCCACCCGGTGACCCTCGCCTCGCGGGTCGCGACGCTCTCTGAGGTGAGCGGCGACCGGGCGCTGTTCGGCGTCGGTCCCGGCGACGAGGCGACGCTGTCGAACCTCGGCTTCGAGCACGACCGGCCGCTCCGTCGGGTCCTGGAGACGTTCAAGGTGGCACAGCGACTGTGGGACGGCGAGCGCGTCGACCACGACGGGACCTTCCAGGCCCGCGACGCCGGCCTGAACTACGACGTGGGCGAGATCCCGGTGTACGTCGGTGCTCAGGGCCCACACATGACCCGGATGGCGGCCAAGCACGCCGACGGCGCGCTGTACAACGGCGCACACCCCCGAGATCTCGAATGGGCCAGCGAGCAAGTGGCCAAGGGAGCGGCCGACCGGCCCGACACGCGCGGCGAGTTCGACCTGGCGGCCTACGCCAGCGTCTCCGTCGCCGAGGACGGCTCCGCCGCTCGGGAGGCCGCGCGGATCCCCGTCGCCTTCATCGCCGCCGGCTCCCCGCCACCGGTGTTCGAACGCCACGGGCTCGACGCCGAGCGAGCACGCGAAGTCGGCGACGCGATCGCGGCCGGCGAGTTCCGGGCGGCCGGCGACGCCGTCAGCGAAGCGATGATCGACGCGTTCTGCATCGCGGGCACGCCCGAGACGGTGGCCGAGCGAACCGACGCCTTGCTCGACTACGCCGACAGCGTCGTCTTCGCGTCCCCGCTGGGGCCGGAGCTGGAGACGGCCATCAGTTTGCTCGGCTCGGCGGCTCGTTCGACACGTCTGGCGTGA